One window from the genome of Natronomonas pharaonis DSM 2160 encodes:
- the serS gene encoding serine--tRNA ligase yields the protein MLSRQFVRENPEEVRRALDTKGVDVDLDRILDIDEEWRELKAEGDDLRRQRNEVSSEIGKLKRDGEEEAAAEAIERSQELKEEIEAVEDRADELESELEAALLRLPNVPHPDAPVGDDESDNVEIDRWGFDDRRSLPDEVVPHYDLGEELDILDFERGAKVSGGGFYFAKGEGARLEHALVQFMLDVHRDEHGYTDVFPPLPVNSASMRGTGQFPKFVEDAYRIGGDNDDPYDDDDLWLLPTAEVPVTNMYRDEILLDDDLPLKQQAYSPNFRREAGEHGTETRGIVRVHQFNKVEMVNFVRPENSYDRLEGLLGEATDVLERLGLPYRVLEMCTGDMGFTQAKKYDVEVWAPGDDMEDGPDVGGRWLEVSSVSNFEDFQARRAHIQYRPEQHESAEYIHTLNASGLAVPRVVVAILEYYQNDDGTVDVPEPLQPYMGGTDVIDGQDPVGESALGE from the coding sequence ATGCTATCGAGGCAGTTCGTCCGTGAAAACCCCGAGGAGGTCCGTCGCGCACTCGACACCAAGGGCGTCGACGTCGACCTCGACCGTATCCTCGACATCGACGAGGAGTGGCGCGAACTCAAGGCGGAAGGCGACGACCTCAGGCGGCAGCGCAACGAGGTCTCCAGCGAAATCGGCAAGCTCAAGCGCGACGGCGAGGAGGAAGCCGCAGCAGAAGCAATCGAACGGTCCCAAGAGCTCAAAGAAGAAATCGAGGCCGTCGAAGACCGTGCCGACGAACTAGAGTCGGAGCTAGAAGCGGCGCTCCTGCGGCTTCCGAACGTGCCCCACCCCGATGCCCCGGTCGGCGACGACGAGTCCGACAACGTCGAAATCGACCGCTGGGGCTTCGATGACCGGCGCTCGCTGCCCGACGAGGTCGTTCCCCACTACGACCTCGGGGAGGAGCTGGATATCCTCGATTTCGAACGCGGGGCCAAGGTTTCCGGCGGCGGCTTCTACTTCGCGAAGGGCGAGGGCGCGCGGCTCGAACACGCGCTCGTCCAGTTCATGCTCGATGTCCACCGCGACGAGCACGGCTACACCGATGTTTTCCCGCCACTTCCGGTCAACTCGGCGTCGATGCGCGGAACCGGTCAGTTCCCGAAGTTCGTCGAGGACGCGTACCGAATCGGCGGTGACAACGACGACCCATACGACGACGACGACCTGTGGCTGCTGCCGACCGCGGAGGTGCCGGTCACCAACATGTATCGTGACGAAATCCTCCTTGATGACGACCTGCCGCTCAAGCAGCAGGCCTATTCGCCGAACTTCCGCCGGGAAGCCGGCGAGCACGGCACCGAAACCCGTGGTATCGTCCGTGTCCACCAGTTCAACAAGGTCGAGATGGTCAATTTCGTCCGGCCCGAAAACAGCTACGACCGGCTCGAAGGACTGCTCGGCGAAGCGACCGACGTGCTCGAACGACTCGGCCTCCCCTACCGAGTGCTTGAGATGTGTACCGGCGACATGGGCTTTACACAGGCGAAAAAGTACGACGTTGAGGTGTGGGCTCCCGGCGACGACATGGAAGACGGCCCGGATGTCGGCGGCCGCTGGCTCGAGGTTTCGTCGGTGTCGAACTTCGAGGACTTTCAGGCACGCCGGGCACACATCCAGTATCGGCCGGAACAGCACGAATCGGCGGAGTATATCCACACGCTCAACGCCTCGGGACTGGCAGTGCCGCGCGTCGTCGTTGCGATTCTCGAATACTATCAGAACGACGACGGCACCGTCGACGTTCCTGAACCCCTCCAGCCATACATGGGCGGCACGGATGTCATCGACGGCCAGGACCCGGTCGGCGAGTCAGCTCTCGGCGAATAG
- a CDS encoding DUF7577 domain-containing protein, giving the protein MSLLVNVVAIALAVAAVAYVVAPLFRSESSLDRSRTTGGLYAPFLTASPDADDEQATALVDGCCPHCGATIDGDYTFCRRCARRLPRRRP; this is encoded by the coding sequence GTGTCGCTTCTGGTCAACGTCGTCGCAATCGCCCTTGCCGTCGCCGCGGTCGCGTACGTAGTCGCGCCGCTGTTCCGCTCGGAGTCCAGTCTCGACCGTTCACGGACGACCGGCGGGTTGTACGCTCCGTTTTTGACGGCGTCTCCGGACGCCGACGACGAGCAGGCGACGGCGCTTGTCGATGGCTGCTGTCCACACTGCGGGGCGACTATCGACGGCGACTACACGTTCTGCCGCCGTTGTGCCCGCAGGCTGCCGCGACGGCGGCCATAG
- a CDS encoding RNA-guided endonuclease InsQ/TnpB family protein, which produces MEVRRTVPVSLDVDSDDAALLEDTVDTFLWSAQYVVDHAFEGEYVTTSKTTLDDETYDDVREKTDEFNGGLVQAARNKAAEACKSVVARWKNDKKASKPTFTSPHVVYDHRTATFHDDYVSLATTDGRIEADYVLPDEDSDTPHSEYLFSDEYETTGAELHSHDGDWVLHVHCKKEVESDTSEQPTTENGTVLGVDLGVNNLAVASTGTFWTGDEFDHWRREYEKRRGSLQQCGTRWAHENIQSVGRKEEGRFKQMLHRISNELVSEARENECSVIAFEDLTDIRERTGASWGHKWAFNRLYDYVEYKAEEYGISVEQVDPENTSRRCSHCGFTHPDNRDDEDFECLKCGYENHADYNAAKNIGLRYLRRNQTGGDGGAPLGVRLNSGTLNVNGGYSPAEESARTGVHAESHRFSGG; this is translated from the coding sequence ATGGAGGTGCGGCGTACTGTCCCCGTTTCACTCGACGTGGACAGCGACGACGCCGCACTCCTCGAAGACACCGTAGACACGTTCCTCTGGTCGGCACAGTACGTCGTTGACCACGCTTTCGAAGGCGAGTACGTCACCACCAGCAAGACCACGCTAGATGACGAAACCTACGACGACGTGCGCGAGAAGACAGACGAGTTCAACGGTGGACTGGTGCAAGCCGCTCGGAACAAGGCCGCTGAAGCCTGCAAAAGCGTCGTCGCACGCTGGAAGAACGATAAGAAAGCGTCGAAACCGACGTTCACCAGCCCACACGTCGTCTACGACCACCGCACCGCCACATTCCACGACGACTACGTGAGCCTCGCCACCACGGACGGACGCATCGAAGCCGACTACGTACTGCCCGACGAGGATAGTGACACGCCGCACTCGGAGTACCTGTTTTCGGACGAGTACGAAACCACGGGTGCGGAACTACACTCCCACGACGGCGACTGGGTGCTTCACGTCCACTGCAAGAAGGAGGTGGAGTCCGACACGTCGGAACAGCCAACCACCGAGAACGGAACGGTTCTCGGGGTTGACCTCGGCGTGAACAACCTCGCCGTCGCCTCGACGGGCACGTTCTGGACGGGCGACGAGTTCGACCACTGGCGGCGTGAGTACGAAAAGCGTCGTGGCTCGCTCCAACAGTGCGGAACGCGCTGGGCGCACGAGAACATCCAGTCAGTCGGACGGAAAGAAGAAGGGCGGTTCAAACAGATGCTCCATCGCATCAGCAACGAACTCGTCTCTGAAGCTCGTGAGAACGAGTGTTCAGTGATTGCGTTCGAGGATTTAACCGACATTCGTGAGCGGACTGGTGCGTCGTGGGGCCACAAGTGGGCGTTCAACCGACTCTACGACTACGTTGAGTACAAGGCTGAAGAATACGGCATCTCTGTGGAGCAAGTTGACCCTGAGAACACGAGTCGGCGTTGCTCACACTGTGGGTTCACCCATCCCGACAACCGTGACGACGAGGACTTCGAGTGCCTAAAGTGCGGGTACGAGAATCACGCCGACTACAACGCTGCGAAGAACATCGGGTTACGGTATCTCCGTCGGAACCAAACTGGGGGCGACGGAGGCGCACCCTTGGGCGTGCGCTTGAACAGCGGGACGCTGAACGTGAACGGAGGCTATTCTCCTGCCGAGGAATCGGCCAGAACGGGAGTCCACGCTGAATCCCACCGCTTTAGCGGTGGGTAG
- a CDS encoding nuclear transport factor 2 family protein: MERPEAVRAYYRAIDEDDYEALSDLLAGGFVHRRPDTVIEGREEFVAFMRGGRPERDTSHELSAVYGDSGRIAAEGTLYRSDGTAWFGFVDTFGFVASGISEIRTYTDAHPD; the protein is encoded by the coding sequence ATGGAGCGTCCTGAGGCGGTTCGAGCGTATTACCGGGCTATCGACGAGGACGACTACGAGGCGCTTTCGGACCTGCTCGCTGGCGGGTTCGTCCACCGACGGCCGGATACGGTTATCGAGGGCCGGGAAGAGTTCGTCGCGTTCATGCGCGGTGGCCGCCCGGAACGCGACACGAGCCACGAGCTATCGGCCGTCTACGGGGACAGCGGCCGTATCGCGGCTGAAGGAACGCTCTACCGGAGCGACGGCACTGCGTGGTTCGGCTTCGTCGACACGTTCGGGTTCGTTGCGTCCGGTATCAGCGAAATCAGGACCTACACCGACGCACACCCAGATTGA
- a CDS encoding DUF367 family protein, translating into MELHVRYEGDDDPDKCSARKLARFDLADLHRSPRATPAGIVLDPHADRALSPTDADGGAATDRLIALDCSWETAEAEAFRLDGPHRSLPFLVAANPVNYGTPFQLTTVEAFAGALCILGHRDHAETVLSKFRWGHTFLELNDEPLRRYADCTDSTDVLDVQDDYLEA; encoded by the coding sequence GTGGAGCTACACGTCCGGTACGAGGGTGACGACGACCCCGACAAGTGTTCAGCCCGGAAACTAGCTCGGTTCGACCTTGCCGACCTCCATCGCTCGCCGCGGGCGACACCGGCGGGTATCGTCCTTGACCCGCACGCCGACCGGGCGCTTTCGCCTACCGACGCCGACGGCGGGGCGGCAACGGACCGGCTCATCGCTCTCGATTGCTCGTGGGAGACCGCCGAGGCTGAGGCGTTCCGCCTCGACGGCCCGCACCGCTCGCTGCCGTTTCTCGTTGCCGCGAACCCTGTTAATTACGGAACGCCGTTTCAGCTGACAACCGTTGAGGCCTTCGCCGGTGCGCTTTGCATCCTCGGCCACCGCGACCATGCCGAGACTGTTCTCAGCAAGTTTCGCTGGGGCCATACGTTCCTCGAACTGAACGACGAGCCGCTCCGGCGGTACGCGGACTGTACCGACTCTACCGATGTCCTTGACGTACAGGACGACTACCTCGAAGCCTGA
- a CDS encoding peptidoglycan DD-metalloendopeptidase family protein — protein sequence MVTLPAAALDPYERFSRYNSPYPAHDDGCAVDLYPARKTAYAPVSGEVRSIRTVQCPEKPYGTSVDHLVCVDCGDHIARLLHVDPAVEVGEHIEVGDRIGTLIRSGFFARWVDHHLHVGFRDHGQNIERASGSLPLTVDVPVEGVGWSGYGTVIEAGQTYVVLDAPGGNEEGFVALTADDGTPLDGGLPHYDRGGAFGAFPKTVSLLGTEVGHEDGRGITWCDVEIRASGRAATGLSLFASRGSVSVKLVFGSGHDVAVGDELTIAIEPSEG from the coding sequence ATGGTCACGCTGCCGGCAGCCGCGCTGGACCCCTACGAGCGGTTCTCCCGTTACAACTCGCCGTATCCCGCCCACGACGACGGCTGCGCTGTCGACCTGTATCCGGCACGAAAGACGGCGTACGCACCGGTTTCCGGCGAGGTGCGCTCAATCCGGACGGTGCAATGTCCGGAAAAGCCCTACGGGACGTCCGTCGACCATCTCGTCTGTGTCGACTGTGGTGACCACATAGCGCGGCTGCTACACGTCGACCCTGCCGTCGAGGTCGGCGAGCATATTGAGGTCGGCGACCGCATCGGAACGCTGATTCGGTCGGGCTTTTTTGCGCGTTGGGTTGACCACCATCTCCACGTCGGCTTCCGCGACCACGGGCAGAACATCGAGCGGGCGAGCGGGTCGCTGCCGTTGACGGTCGACGTACCGGTCGAGGGTGTCGGCTGGAGCGGGTACGGCACCGTCATCGAAGCCGGGCAAACGTACGTCGTGTTGGACGCGCCGGGGGGCAACGAAGAGGGCTTCGTCGCACTCACCGCCGATGACGGAACGCCGCTCGATGGGGGGCTGCCCCACTACGACAGAGGCGGGGCCTTCGGAGCATTCCCGAAAACAGTGTCGCTCCTCGGCACCGAAGTCGGCCACGAGGACGGCCGCGGCATCACGTGGTGCGATGTCGAAATCCGGGCGAGTGGACGGGCTGCGACGGGGCTGTCGCTCTTTGCCTCGCGTGGGTCGGTGAGCGTTAAGCTGGTCTTCGGGTCCGGCCACGACGTTGCGGTCGGCGACGAGTTGACTATCGCTATCGAACCATCGGAGGGCTAA
- a CDS encoding lipoate--protein ligase family protein produces MHVVRGALDSADADRQVVQRLAESVASTGVPALRVWQPPKHVAFGRRDSAADGYEHARLAARERGYTPIQRRAGGTAVAYAPGTVAFAYAVSTATGRGGIEDRYRTATERLLAALASVGAAVRRGEPSATFCPGTHSLRADGKVAGLAQRVKEETALVGGYVVGTDRASAAVADVLEPVYRALGTPFDPTTVGSVEAAGGPASAGQVADAIEASFVDERPAKYRSAQELLDRSP; encoded by the coding sequence ATGCACGTCGTTCGAGGGGCTCTCGACTCGGCCGATGCCGACAGGCAGGTCGTTCAGCGGCTCGCCGAGTCGGTGGCGTCAACCGGCGTGCCAGCGCTTCGCGTCTGGCAGCCCCCGAAGCACGTCGCCTTCGGACGCCGCGACAGCGCCGCTGACGGTTACGAACACGCTCGGTTGGCCGCCCGCGAACGCGGTTACACACCGATTCAGCGCCGTGCTGGCGGCACCGCGGTCGCTTACGCCCCCGGAACGGTCGCGTTCGCCTACGCAGTCTCGACAGCTACCGGCCGTGGCGGTATCGAAGACCGGTACCGGACCGCGACAGAGCGGCTGCTTGCGGCGCTTGCATCTGTCGGTGCTGCCGTCCGTCGCGGCGAACCGTCGGCGACGTTCTGCCCGGGGACGCACTCGTTGCGCGCCGACGGTAAGGTCGCCGGCCTCGCACAGCGGGTCAAAGAAGAAACCGCCCTCGTCGGCGGCTACGTCGTCGGCACCGACCGTGCAAGCGCGGCGGTCGCCGACGTTCTCGAACCGGTGTACCGCGCGCTCGGGACGCCGTTCGACCCCACAACGGTCGGTAGCGTCGAAGCAGCCGGCGGCCCAGCGAGCGCCGGGCAGGTCGCCGATGCCATCGAAGCATCGTTTGTCGATGAGCGCCCGGCCAAATACCGCAGCGCCCAAGAGTTACTCGACCGGTCTCCGTGA
- a CDS encoding dihydroorotase → MLFSNATLADGRVRDVRVDGETIAEVGTGLEADGEVVDAEGKRLLPGMIDAHVHFRQPGYSHKETWETGSKSAAAGGVTAVFDQPNTDPPTIDADGYAEKASLATASLVDYGINGGVTENWSPTELLEEPIAALGEVFLADSTGDMGIGRERFAEALDHATDAGVLVTVHAEDATRFDESATERDNADAWSAYRTAAAEIDAIERACETADEHGADIHIAHTSTPEGADIAREAGMTCEVTPHHLFLSRDDLEELGTFGRMNPPLRSETRREAMFERLVDGDIDIVATDHAPHTRAEKDASIWDAPSGVPGVETVLPLLLDEARKGRISYERLRDVTAANVADIFDLPDKGRIEAGNDADLVVVDPDDAEPIRGDNLNSKCEWTPFEGRDGVFPELTMVRGTVVYRDGEFADAVGHGQNVRA, encoded by the coding sequence ATGCTGTTCAGCAACGCGACGCTCGCCGACGGGCGGGTCCGGGACGTTCGAGTCGACGGCGAGACGATTGCCGAGGTCGGGACCGGCCTCGAAGCCGACGGCGAAGTGGTCGACGCCGAAGGCAAGCGTCTCCTGCCGGGGATGATAGATGCCCACGTTCACTTCCGACAGCCCGGCTACTCCCACAAGGAAACGTGGGAGACTGGCTCAAAAAGCGCCGCTGCCGGCGGTGTAACGGCGGTCTTCGACCAGCCGAACACCGACCCGCCGACGATTGACGCCGACGGATACGCGGAGAAGGCCTCGCTTGCGACTGCCTCGCTTGTCGACTACGGCATCAACGGCGGCGTCACTGAGAACTGGTCGCCGACGGAGCTGCTGGAGGAGCCGATCGCCGCGCTCGGTGAGGTGTTCCTCGCCGACTCCACCGGTGATATGGGCATCGGCCGCGAGCGCTTTGCCGAGGCACTCGACCACGCGACCGATGCCGGCGTCCTCGTGACCGTCCATGCCGAGGACGCGACCCGCTTCGATGAGTCGGCTACCGAGCGTGACAACGCCGACGCGTGGAGCGCCTACCGGACGGCCGCGGCCGAAATCGACGCCATCGAGCGGGCGTGTGAGACCGCCGATGAACACGGCGCCGACATTCACATCGCCCACACGTCAACGCCCGAGGGTGCCGACATCGCCCGCGAGGCCGGCATGACCTGCGAGGTGACTCCGCACCATCTCTTTTTGTCCCGCGACGACCTCGAGGAGTTGGGGACGTTCGGTCGGATGAACCCGCCGCTGCGGAGCGAAACGCGGCGCGAAGCGATGTTCGAGCGGCTCGTCGACGGCGACATCGACATCGTTGCGACCGACCACGCACCTCACACGCGCGCCGAGAAGGACGCCAGCATCTGGGACGCTCCGAGTGGTGTCCCCGGCGTCGAGACCGTGCTCCCGCTTCTGCTGGACGAAGCCCGCAAGGGGCGGATTAGCTACGAACGTCTCCGTGACGTCACCGCGGCGAACGTCGCCGACATCTTCGACCTCCCCGACAAGGGCCGAATCGAGGCTGGCAACGACGCCGACCTCGTGGTAGTCGACCCGGACGACGCCGAGCCGATTCGCGGCGACAACCTCAACTCGAAGTGCGAGTGGACGCCCTTCGAAGGCCGGGACGGCGTCTTCCCGGAGCTAACGATGGTTCGTGGGACGGTTGTGTACCGTGACGGCGAGTTTGCTGACGCCGTCGGCCACGGGCAGAACGTCCGCGCCTAG